CTTCACTATTGCACGGATGTCTATCTCAATGAACCGGCGGTGAATGCGGCTCTTCTCTCAAGAGCGCTGCTCTGCACGCCACACATCGCAGGGCACAGCATCGAAGCGAAGCACCGTGCGGTCACGCTACTGAGCGATAAATTGCATGAATATTATGGTCTAAAGCCGCTTCATCACCCCTTACCTGCCAGGCAGTCTTTGCCTGTTCCGGCTGCCCTTGATTCCTGGCCTTCCCTGTTGCTGTCGCTTTATGATCCGGTTGGAGAAACCCACGCAATGAAAGAAGCCGGCGATAAGCAGGGTGTCTTCCTTACCTTACGAAAGGCCCATACTTTTCGCCATGACTTCAGTACCTACAGCAGCGCCTTAGGCAATCGATTGTTAAAGACGCTTCTTGGTGCCGATTAAGTCAATAAGCCGCGGATGATTTCCTGATCAGAAAAATGGTGACAGACCTGACCAATCTGCTGGTAAGTCTCATGGCCTTTGCCGGCAACCAGCACGATGTCATCCTTGTCGGCAAGGCTGACGGCTTTTGCGATTGCTTCCTCCCGGCTGACAATTTTATACAGCGAAGGGTGGGAGGAAATGCCCTTTTCAATTTCGTGGATGATGGCTTCCGGATTTTCAGTTCGGGGGTTGTCGCTGGTAATGATAGCAATGTCAGCATACTGGCTGGCAATTCGGCCCATCATCGGCCGTTTGGTTTTATCGCGATCACCGCCGCAGCCAAAAACCACCAGCATTTTGCCTTTTTTAACCTTTTCAAGCGTTGCCAACACATTTTCCAGCGCATCAGGGGTATGGGCATAATCCACAATTACACAGGGTTTCTGCGCCACCACTTCCATACGGCCGGGAGCCGGTTGCAATTGTGCCATGACGGCAACCACCGCTTCATGGGGATAACCGGCTGCCAGAAGGCTTGAGAATACAGCCAACGCATTATAAATATTAAAAAAGCCAAGCGCGTTAATCTTAAGCTGATACTCTCCCCAGGGCGATAACACGTCGATGCGGGTGCCTGAAAGACTGACGTCCCAATTCAGGGCACGAATATCCGCACTTTCATAAATACCATAGGTCAACAGACGGCAGGGCGGCTGAATGGCATCGACCATTTGTTGGGCGTAAGCGTCATCGCCATTGACAATCGCCCATTGTAAATTGGA
This Legionella sp. MW5194 DNA region includes the following protein-coding sequences:
- a CDS encoding UDP-N-acetylmuramoyl-L-alanyl-D-glutamate--2,6-diaminopimelate ligase, with product MKLSDLLKHWTTVSHDCDITGLCNDSRKVQPGDLFIAYPGTAVDGRLFIPQALAGGAAAVVYEPGDWPLIDCLPSSFIGAPLPKLARHLAAIASRFYADPSSKMNVTGITGTNGKTTIAYQLAQAHSLLGTQAAYIGTLGQGEASQLQPLANTTPDALALQSLFAHYQQRKIRQVCMEVSSHALAQQRVDCIHFNQAIFTNLTHDHLDYHLTMEAYAAAKAALFKKSNLQWAIVNGDDAYAQQMVDAIQPPCRLLTYGIYESADIRALNWDVSLSGTRIDVLSPWGEYQLKINALGFFNIYNALAVFSSLLAAGYPHEAVVAVMAQLQPAPGRMEVVAQKPCVIVDYAHTPDALENVLATLEKVKKGKMLVVFGCGGDRDKTKRPMMGRIASQYADIAIITSDNPRTENPEAIIHEIEKGISSHPSLYKIVSREEAIAKAVSLADKDDIVLVAGKGHETYQQIGQVCHHFSDQEIIRGLLT